Proteins from a genomic interval of Channa argus isolate prfri chromosome 11, Channa argus male v1.0, whole genome shotgun sequence:
- the taok3a gene encoding serine/threonine-protein kinase TAO3 isoform X2, giving the protein MLVHLAKVAIMFGLRSSGGSYEKMRSEYHLDVENPFCPQVTKQIHEHEQESELREQMSGYKRMRRQHQKQLIALENKLKAEMDEHRLKLQKEVETQANNAYIDLEKLAKRHAVQTEKEMKTALADEKKFQQQIVAQQKKELTTFLDNQKKQYKLCKEKIKEEMNEDHSTPKKEKQERLSKHKENMQHTQAEEEAQLLAQQRIFYDRNCRAFKRKVMIKRHDLEQEQIREELNKKRTQKEMEHAMLIRHDESTQELEQRQLKNLQKLRMDLIRLQHQTELENQIEYNNRRERELHRKHVLELRQQPKNLKVLELQIKKQFQDTCKVQTKQYKALRHHQMEVTPKAEHKTVLKALKDEQTRKLAILAEQYEQSINEMMASQALRLDEAQEAECQALRQQLQQEMELLNAYQSKIKMQTEAQHEREQQKLEQKVSLRRAHLEQKIEEELVSLQKERTDRIKHLLERQEREIDTFDLESMRLGFSNLGTLSTLDFPKDDYR; this is encoded by the exons ATGCTGGTGCATTTGGCTAAAGTTGCCATCATGTTTGGCCTGAGGAGTTCAGGTGGAAGTTATGAGAAGATGCGGAGTGAGTACCACCTAGATGTGGAGAACCCTTTCTGTCCTCAG GTGACCAAGCAGATTCATGAGCATGAGCAGGAGAGCGAGCTACGGGAGCAAATGTCAGGCTACAAGCGCATGCGGCGGCAGCATCAGAAGCAGCTGATTGCCCTGGAGAACAAGCTGAAGGCCGAGATGGACGAGCACCGGCTCAAGCTGCAGAAGGAGGTTGAGACACAGGCCAACAATGCCTACATCGACCTGGAGAAGCTGGCGAAACGCCATGCTGTACAAACTGAGAAGGAG ATGAAGACAGCGTTGGCGGATGAGAAGAAGTTCCAGCAGCAGATTGTGGCCCAGCAAAAGAAGGAACTGACCACTTTTCTGGATAATCAAAAGAAGCAATACAAACTCTGCAAGGAGAAGATTAAGGAG GAGATGAACGAGGACCATAGCACACCCAAAAAGGAGAAGCAGGAGCGTTTATccaagcacaaggagaacatgcagcATACCCAGGCCGAGGAGGAGGCCCAACTCCTGGCCCAGCAGAGGATTTTTTATGACAGGAACTGTCGTGCCTTCAAACGCAAAGTCATGATTAAGAGGCACGATTTGGAGCAGGAACAGATCAGAGAG GAGCTGAACAAAAAGAGGACCCAGAAAGAGATGGAGCACGCCATGCTGATACGCCACGACGAGTCCACACAGGAACTGGAGCAACGGCAGCTCAAGAACCTGCAGAAACTGCGAATGGACCTGATCCGCCTCCAGCACCAGACAGAGCTGGAAAACCAGATTGAGTACAACAATCGGCGTGAGCGTGAGCTCCACCGCAAGCATGTGCTGGAGCTTCGGCAGCAGCCCAAGAACCTTAAA GTGTTGGAGCTGCAGATCAAGAAGCAGTTCCAGGACACGTGTAAGGTGCAGACCAAGCAGTACAAGGCCCTGCGCCACCACCAGATGGAAGTTACGCCAAAGGCCGAGCACAAGACGGTGCTCAAGGCCCTGAAGGATGAGCAAACACGCAAGCTGGCCATCCTGGCTGAGCAGTATGAGCAGAGCATCAACGAGATGATGGCCTCGCAGGCG CTGCGTCTGGACGAGGCCCAAGAAGCGGAGTGCCAGGCCCtgaggcagcagctgcagcaggagatGGAGCTGCTCAATGCCTACCAGAGCAAGATCAAGATGCAGACCGAGGCACAGCACGAGCGTGAGCAGCAGAAGCTGGAGCAGAAGGTGTCGCTCCGTCGGGCTCACCTAGAACAAAAG ATTGAAGAGGAGCTGGTTTCCCTTCAGAAGGAGCGAACTGACCGGATCAAACACCTGCTAGAGCGCCAGGAGCGGGAGATCGACACCTTCGACTTGGAGAGCATGCGGCTGGGCTTCAGCAACCTGGGCACCCTGAGCACCCTGGACTTTCCCAAGGATGACTACAGATGA
- the pebp1 gene encoding phosphatidylethanolamine-binding protein 1, with product MPVDLSQWTGSLALQEVEEEPAHPLTVKYGSLEIDELGKVLTPTQVQNRPTSIEWGSSDPSKLYTLVLTDPDAPSRKDPKFREWHHFLVVNMKGNDVSSGCVLSDYVGSGPPKGTGLHRYVWLVYEQSGSLSCSEHVLTNRCGDGRGKFKVQSFRKKYNLGAPVAGTCYQAQWDDYVPKLYEQLSGK from the exons ATGCCCGTAGATCTGAGCCAGTGGACCGGGTCTCTTGCCCTGCAGGAGGTCGAGGAAGAACCTGCACACCCCCTGACCGTCAAGTACGGCTCTTTGGAAATCGATGAGCTCGGTAAAGTTCTCACGCCAACACAG GTGCAGAATCGACCCACCAGCATCGAGTGGGGCAGTAGTGACCCCAGTAAACTGTACACTTTGGTCCTGACTGACCCTGATGCCCCCAGCAGGAAAGACCCCAAGTTCAG gGAGTGGCACCACTTTTTGGTGGTCAACATGAAAGGCAATGATGTGTCGTCTGGCTGCGTCTTGTCAGACTACGTGGGCTCTGGCCCCCCTAAGGGCACAG GTCTCCACAGGTATGTGTGGCTGGTGTATGAGCAGTCAGGCAGCCTGTCCTGCTCAGAGCATGTTCTCACCAATCGCTGTGGAGATGGCCGCGGCAAGTTCAAGGTCCAGAGCTTCAGGAAGAAATACAACCTGGGTGCTCCAGTGGCAGGAACCTGCTACCAGGCACAGTGGGACGACTACGTCCCCAAACTGTATGAGCAGCTGTCTGGAAAATAG